Genomic DNA from Echeneis naucrates chromosome 23, fEcheNa1.1, whole genome shotgun sequence:
AATATTCTTGTAGAAACTTTATGAGCTCTTATGAAGTCTTAAAAGTTTACCAAGAgatattatgaaaaaaaaatttcacaataaaaaattTAACATTTACCAAAAACAAGAGTGCTCACGTTTGATGATTTGTTTATAGGttgttaaaataacacaaaatctAACAGTCCTTTCTCATTATTAAGTGTTGTATTGTAAAAAGTAATATTTGTCTaattttgtctgattttatttttctaacttCGGCGAAGATGTGTCACTTCCGGtcgccatcttttttttttttttttttttaaagctttagCTTTAGCCTCGTAAACACAAACTCGCTAATAGCTGAAGAAGTCCTGCTGCCGGAGCTGAAGTACAGTTTCTGAAGGACAGAAGATTGACTCCCTCCGTCCTTCTGTCGGTAAGTGTTGAACATGAGCATctttatgtttcatttaaaaaagaaaagcccgCCTTTGATTTATCAATTTAAAGAACGGCTAGCTGTTAGCTGCGGTCGACCGTTAGCAAACAAACATGGCGGCTTTTCATTTCTGTCGTTTCCTCCACGTTGTGAACTTTTGGCcacttttaaactttaaagcTTTCAGTGCTGTTCACATGTTCAACATATATTTGGCTGATTCGGTCTGCTGTTGCTCTGAAATGTTGTAAATGAGCatttggctgctgttgttgtggttatCATGCGAGTTAAATGTTAGTTTTGGggatttcctgttttgtctgaTTTCAGCTCCAAACTGACAAATCTTGGCAAAAATTATACTTTCTTAATATAGTTATGTaagtaaaatgacaaattaaaattttgtgaGTAAAGCAAAACGTATTTGAAGCAAACATTCAACTTGAatatttaaattagatttttttagtGACAGATTTGAATGCCAGTAACTTTCCATGACATCTGGACTAAAGATGTAAATTACAGCTAGAAATGAACTAAAGATTAATTAATGAGGGGGATAATTTTCAATGGTAActattacataaaaaaacataacaatccAAGTATTGCGATAACTTTGAGTTGTTGTAGTTAAACGTAGAACCACAACGTGTACATTTGGCTCCTCTGTCAACATTTATTAAAGTGAATTGGTTTCACACTGCTTTTCAGAATTATGTTTatcatgtttcatttaatttaatttagtaCATTCTTAAATATCAATTGTTAACATTCCTAATCTGGACTGTTCACAGGCCAAATGTATATagaacatgaaaatataaaatagaaacCAGAGCCAGCGAACGATGAtctgatgatttatttactCAGTTAATATTAATGTGATTGatgctctgtaaaaaaaaaaaaaacctctttgcAGCATTATTTCAAAACAGCTCTGTCCTCAGGAGTTTCactgttggaggaaaaaagaaagcctGAACAGAATTAGGAAAGACTTTTATGTTTGTAATACAAGAACAAATGGTGGACAACGTTTTATTTTCAACCCACAATATTTTATTAAGCAAAGTATCAGAGTTGTCTGTAATTAGTCgtttaacaaaaaacaaagagaactTAGGGAATGTAATGAACAGTATGGCTAACAAAACCAGAGTGTGGAATAATAACAGGGAGTGTGACTTATTAAATGTTAGCATGTGCGACTCACACATTCATGATCTGTAGTGAGcgcttgtgttttgtgttgtgttgtgttgtgtgtcagactATGGCAGTGGAGGTGCCAGCAGCTGAACAGTAGTTGATATGAGAGTGTTGAGAATAATAATACACAATGAAGTGACGACAAGTTTTACTGAAAGTAGTTCACATCCATCTCCAGATGCCTGTGATGTGGCAGCTACAGTTCAGTGACCCCCCCCCttcaaaaaaaacccacacaacaaaacatgttACCTATGTTTATATCGCAAATCAGATGATTCAAAccaaaatatatgtatattattaGCCCTCGCAAATTAGCTCTATTACTTGTCTCTAATCAGAATTGGAATATGATTGAAAACTATGCTGGCCTTGTTTGTGTAAATACTCAATGTACTGAACTTCGTAAGTGCCAGAGAAATGATCTTCACATGAGTTTATCAGTAAGGAATATTTGGACTGCGCTCTAGGactgaaatgtaaatcaaaGAGCTTCAGTGACCTATTTATCACTGCTTTCTAAATGGTATCACTGGACAGTCTTACTTATCCtctttgaaaaataacattcatgAGCATATAGAGTAATTCGATCTCTAAATATCTGGAAGtaacatataaaaaataaagatggaaaataaatcagttttgcTCTCTGCTACTGATAACTCAGCGtattcacaaaagaaaaatccactGTACATGTCGGACTCTAAAAGATACATATTGTCACCTCTTGTGAATGATTtacatccaaaaataaaataaaatcttcagtcagttttttttctctttttaaagtgATCAGTATAAACATCAGAGGCTGGTGTGTCCTGCAACGTTACGATGCAGCGCGACAGAAGGTCAGTACTTCACACATAAAGAACAGAGAACTGCTCATCCTCACCACAGTGTCAGTGACTacacttcagttttgttttttcagtgtctCTCCAGTTCTGTACGCTTCAGTTACAGCAGCATGGACTCCTGCATGGCGAACGCCTCCTGTGCGTGCCTGTAGTGCGGTCCTCCGAACAGCTGGGGGAGCTGTTGTCTTATGACAGTCTGCTGCTCCTGGAACTGTGTCCTGTAATGGAGCAGGCTGTCGGGTTTGGGGGGAAATGTGAACTCGTGGACAGGGGACATTTGGGCTTTCTGGAAACTGGGCGAGCGGGGCATTCCGCCCGGTGACTGAGGGGGCAGCTCGTCCTCTGATGCCCACAGCGGCCCGGCTACTGCTCTCCGAGACCCTCCCTCTGGTTGGTAGTGTGGACCAGCGTCGCCCCTCCAAGGCTCCTCAAACCTGCAGACCTGTGCGGTGGAGGTGAGCTGCTGCAGGTAGATGGGGGTGGAGCTGCCCTGGGTTTGCAGCTGCAGGGATTGCTCCAGAGGAGGTCTGCTTCGGGGATTTTGGGCGGAGCCGGGTGGCGGCTGTCTGCGGTAGGTGGCGAAGGAGTGGTTCATAAGCGTCTTCTCTGGGGAGAGGCTGTTGGGCTGCCGCTGGGTGGTGGCGTACACTTGTTCCCTGTACGCCACACCGGCGGGGGGAGGGAATCGGGCTCTGTGGTCCAGGTTCACGCTGTAAGCTGGATGGAGGATGGGCACCTCGGTAGTAGTTCTGCCGGGGGACGGCTGCCTGGGAGGGGGCTGGTACTGACTCGGGCCGCCGGGGTAGCTGGCCTGGACCGGCACATTGTTGTGAGAGAACGGAGGAAGAGGGTGTTTGGCCGTCCTGGTCCCTGATGCAACGGAGACAACACTTCCTGCCAGGCTGGGTCCACGGCCGGGGCTGCCCTGATGGAGGGATGACACACTGAAGGGCGTCTCGCTACGAGGGGTCCTCATTCTGGACGGAGGCCTCTCCAGCTCCAAGATTTCAAACTCCTGCTCCGGCAGCCCAGGAACGTTGTCGTACTGGGAGGCGTTGGAGCCTCGGTCGGAGCCGGGGACGAAGCCCTTGGAGCGCGGGCGGCGATGGGGAAGAGCAGCGTTGTCTGGACTGGAGGGGACCGGTGATGCTGCTCTGCTCAGCTGGATCTCTCGCGCTGCCGCTTTTACTGCTTCCAGCTTTGTCTCAGAAGGTTTGAACCAACGCGGCGTGATGTCTTTGTGAGAACTGGAGGCGGCATTGGAGTTGTGGTTGGCGGTGGCGTGGCTCTGAGGCTTCCTTCTATCCACCGTGGTGAGCTGTGGCGTTGGTGTGTGTGCTGAGGGCGGCGTTGCTCCCCTCTCTGGTGTGGTGGATGTGGATTGCCTTCGCTGCTCGTTGGGCATCTCCCCTGATCCCCTGGAACGGGCGTCCCTCTTTTCAGCCTTGTGGTGGCGGAACGGTTTATCTAGCGAGTCTCGGCGCGACCGGCTGGGGGGTCTGCTGTCCCGCCTGCGGTCCGGTACAGGACTCGGCTCCCTGGGAGGCTCAACCGGTTCCACGTGGCTCTCGCCGTTGGCCACGTGATTCCCCATCGCTGCTCCCAGCTCAGGAGGAAGCTGGCCGAGGGGCTTCTTGGGAAACTCGTCCTCTTTACCTGCACGATGAAGACAGAACAAACGCATCAGGAAATAATTACGAACCGAAGCTGGACTTTGATGGTTGAAGACACTGTGTGGCGCTGATTCACATCGGATGAGGAGTCACAACGGGGACATGGATTCATGCAACACCACTGCCATAGAGAGGTCAAAATAAAGGAGATTTACATTCATACGACACATAATCACATTTCCACAGGCACAGagcaaaggacagaaaaaaaccaTCAGAAACAGTGTTAATATTACTTCCCAGCATGTTGGACGGGCTCATTTATTGAGTGGTCCCTGAAATTAACCGACTCCATTTCATTGAGCCGCACGTAACAGCGGCAGAAGTCCTGCACTCGGAAGGTCATAGAGAAATAATTCATGATTAATgtacttttaaaaaatgtactgATCATCACAACCAGAGATGTTTCCTCACTTTGACTAACCGGTGCATGAGCCGAGTGAAGAATTAAGATCTGAGCTTACTGCTTAAAgtcaaagagaaataaaaagtacaagTCGACAAGACTGGATAGAATGAAGACACAGTGATGGAAGGGAAAGTGAGATCACCAGAGTCGGGTCGGGaggcagcagctgaaggaacaggaagtgctgTGGGAGTGATCCAGGAAATGAACTTATGGGCACAGTGCACGAGTTAAAGCGCCTGTCCACGACGACTTTGATACACCTCACTCTTTGAAACGTCTTAAAACAAAGGCTGTCTCGTTAATGTGTTACTAAAAAATGTACTACCTTTGTGCTAAATTAACAGTTCTGTTTCTTCTTGTAGGAATCCTTTTTGACTGGAAGCTGCTCACAACACAGGTCAGTGAAGTCGTCTTTTCACGATTCATTTGAAACCAATTTTAGATTCTAAATCACGTATATGAACCCACACAGTGTTTTACTGACTAGGGTATTATTTATTGCACGTGTTTTTACTTCCCACAGttgggaggaaaagaggaagtcATGTCAGTGCAGTGAAGGATTGTTTTATAGTGGCAGTCTTTAAATCCCCACACGGTGACAGCATCAGTGCTATTTtagagttttttttccctgaggAAGGAAACACTGAAGTGATGTTTCAGGCTTTAGAGGTTGTAACATCACATCAAGATGTGTGATGGATGATCATCTCAGCTCTCAGTGTTATTCCACcttatttcagtttttacagGTACACCCACGCTTCATCGTTCTCATCGTCCAAATCTCTAAATCAGTTAGAGGTCAGTCGAAGAGCAGAGAATCATTTAGCTCAAACTAGGCCTGGTTAAAAATCCCTGTCTTTTCTCAGAGTTCAGCCggttcagataaaaaaaaagaaaatcccccCATACTGCACAACGTTTGGTAGCAGATGGTTGTTAAAAAGGCAGTTTAACAAAAGCCTCCAGTGTTGGAAAAGTAGCTCATTATCTTGTCAGTGGGCAAaaggaacagacagacagctacTGTTTCAGTGTGGGCTCTGGAAGAAAACCAAAAATCTCTCTActaaaatacaagaaaacagGTGAAGAGCCTtctgagaaataaaactgtaggctgcttttttttaaaccgcTGCGTGTTTATTGATTAAAAACAGTCAGAGTTTGCTGATAGAATACTAGACTAGCTCTGCTTTTCAAACCAGTGTCAAGTGAGGCCTGTAATTGCCCACCAGGGGGCAGATGTCACCTGCAAGACAGGAAAAAAGGGGGgcaaaaagaagagggagagccAGCCGCTGCAGGACTGAAGCAATGCATCAGAACTTAGTTAGGaaacagtatgtgtgtgtgggggggggcgggggggtttaaaaagaaaaacagctggaaGACTAGTTTGTGAGAACCCGAGTGCTGTTGGACAGACAGGCGACAGACAGGACGGACGGACTGagggacagatggacagagacatgGAGAGGGAAGACCAGTCAGGATAGCCCACCGGTTACTGTTGTAGGAGGGAATGTGGCCCCCACTCACGGCcacacttttgttgttgttggctaacatttttgaaagaagaaggagagaaggcaGATTAATGAGTAGACAGAAGAAACACACCAGATCTAATTCAACCACTCCAGACAGGTGTGGTTCAATCTGAGTTTAAATTTCGACAGATTTGTGTCTAGAACACCAAATATCTTTGTCcagatgttgattttttttccttcctggagaaattgaattaaaagaaaaaggccaTCGTGGACATTAAGACCAGAAAGTATTCTGTTTAACAGCCAATTCTCACTAACTGAATATTGAGTATAAAACTGGATCCTTGTGTATGTTGGACGTTCCTTCTTTGAAATCAGCAGTATTTTCTATTTGTCTCAGATCTGTGTGCGTCGTTGCTGTACCTGGTGCCGGCAGCTCCAGCTTCGCCTTCCTCAGCTCCGTCATGGACGCCTGCAGATGCTCGATCACCGCGTCGTCCTCCATGTAGAAGTTTTTGGACAGAGTCACCTGTAGAaactccaccagctcctccatGGACAGCTTCATCAGGTActctgccaacacacacacacaaattcagacTTTTTCTGTGTGGAAGAGAAGGCGATCAGCAGTTGGACAGTGGAGGGGACCGTCTTACTCCTGTGCAGCTTCAGGATGGTGTAGGACATGGCAGGCAGCACTCGTTCTCCCTCCAAAATGTAGATGTCCCAGATCCTGAGGGTGAGGGTGAAGGGAGTCTGAGCCCAAACAGAACGAGAGGTTAGCAAATCCCACGAAAAACTCCCACCGCAGGGATAAATCTACAGTCACACCTCCCAAGCAGTTATTTCCTGTCTCCTAGGAGAGGATCTCCTCCAACAGCTGACTTCTTCCTGATTTTTCGGTTTTCTCTCGATACAGAGATTAATTCCAGTGTCCAGCGACAGGAAACGCCCAAATGTTGTGATCGGCTGTGTCTCATTTTATATGTGTGGTGAGCTTCCTGTTAATGTACTCACTCTGTCCAGGAAGCACTGGAAGAACCACTTCATGGTGTAGAGGCTGGTAAACACCTCCTGGTTGTCCTGCAGCAGAACAAACGAACCGACACAAAATCTATTTTAGTGCATTGAGTGGAGAACAAAGGATGTTTTAACAGCGCCAACAGTTAAATATCAATATTTGTACAAAGTCCCTCGGCCAATTACAGCTGCATCTGCTCTCTGCATTGTGTGTCTCACCAGGTGCTGTTTCAGTTTGGGCATCATCTTCTTGAGGATGCGGTCGTGATGTTCCTGGAAACGCATCAGCTTGGGGAAGCCGGGGACAAAAAACCCTACGGGAGAGGACGAAGGCGTTAAGCGTGCGGAGTCAGGGCTCAAGTTTTCAGCTGCTCCTCATCCGGCAGCGTGACAGACAGTATTTAGCCAAAAGCATCAACAGAGATGTTGGTATGTTCCAGCTGGGCTTCATGGCGGCGGCGTGCAGCATCTCCAAGTTCAGAGAGGATATCTCTGAGCGCCGTTTCAGTTTGAGCTGGTTGATAATCATCCATCAGTGACATTATCAATGCAGGATTAAGGAGCAGCATATCAGCTCTGTGGATTTAATTTGACATCGCCACATGATGCTCGGAAGGTTTCAGGTGAGATTGTTCTTTCAACTCAGTAAATAAAAACGTTTATGTGACGacattctgctgcagcagaaataaacctgccgtgttcaaataaaaaacaacaaatgggGCGCTCagagtcgtgtgtgtgtgtgtgttaccgtGCATGGCGTGTTTCTGCCCAGACAGTAGTGTGACCAGAGCCCAGAAGGCGTCTTCTTCATTCATGtagatgagcagcagagctgtgaTCTGACTCATGCCTTGGCAGTATCCCAcctcctgcaaacacacaaccactaGAATCTTTAAGCTACGTTTTCCTTCCTCATCGCTTCACCGGCCGGTT
This window encodes:
- the usp6nl gene encoding USP6 N-terminal-like protein isoform X2 — its product is MRTKALTRLEDPLEGLKRASDTEQDAAVKLDQERAEIVAKYDKGKEATVEPWEDTNFHLYKAVDRFGFVHENELPSYDSVEEKHKHTEVERTTKWLKMMKSWDKYKNSEKLVRRIYKGIPLQLRGEVWCLLLDIPKIKEEKKDFYEKLKARARGLSPDIRQIDLDVNRTYRDHIMFMNRYDVKQQALFHVLTAYSMYNTEVGYCQGMSQITALLLIYMNEEDAFWALVTLLSGQKHAMHGFFVPGFPKLMRFQEHHDRILKKMMPKLKQHLDNQEVFTSLYTMKWFFQCFLDRTPFTLTLRIWDIYILEGERVLPAMSYTILKLHRKYLMKLSMEELVEFLQVTLSKNFYMEDDAVIEHLQASMTELRKAKLELPAPGKEDEFPKKPLGQLPPELGAAMGNHVANGESHVEPVEPPREPSPVPDRRRDSRPPSRSRRDSLDKPFRHHKAEKRDARSRGSGEMPNEQRRQSTSTTPERGATPPSAHTPTPQLTTVDRRKPQSHATANHNSNAASSSHKDITPRWFKPSETKLEAVKAAAREIQLSRAASPVPSSPDNAALPHRRPRSKGFVPGSDRGSNASQYDNVPGLPEQEFEILELERPPSRMRTPRSETPFSVSSLHQGSPGRGPSLAGSVVSVASGTRTAKHPLPPFSHNNVPVQASYPGGPSQYQPPPRQPSPGRTTTEVPILHPAYSVNLDHRARFPPPAGVAYREQVYATTQRQPNSLSPEKTLMNHSFATYRRQPPPGSAQNPRSRPPLEQSLQLQTQGSSTPIYLQQLTSTAQVCRFEEPWRGDAGPHYQPEGGSRRAVAGPLWASEDELPPQSPGGMPRSPSFQKAQMSPVHEFTFPPKPDSLLHYRTQFQEQQTVIRQQLPQLFGGPHYRHAQEAFAMQESMLL
- the usp6nl gene encoding USP6 N-terminal-like protein isoform X1 produces the protein MQVLQIVKELVSPSRRRAGVRFGASDTEQDAAVKLDQERAEIVAKYDKGKEATVEPWEDTNFHLYKAVDRFGFVHENELPSYDSVEEKHKHTEVERTTKWLKMMKSWDKYKNSEKLVRRIYKGIPLQLRGEVWCLLLDIPKIKEEKKDFYEKLKARARGLSPDIRQIDLDVNRTYRDHIMFMNRYDVKQQALFHVLTAYSMYNTEVGYCQGMSQITALLLIYMNEEDAFWALVTLLSGQKHAMHGFFVPGFPKLMRFQEHHDRILKKMMPKLKQHLDNQEVFTSLYTMKWFFQCFLDRTPFTLTLRIWDIYILEGERVLPAMSYTILKLHRKYLMKLSMEELVEFLQVTLSKNFYMEDDAVIEHLQASMTELRKAKLELPAPGKEDEFPKKPLGQLPPELGAAMGNHVANGESHVEPVEPPREPSPVPDRRRDSRPPSRSRRDSLDKPFRHHKAEKRDARSRGSGEMPNEQRRQSTSTTPERGATPPSAHTPTPQLTTVDRRKPQSHATANHNSNAASSSHKDITPRWFKPSETKLEAVKAAAREIQLSRAASPVPSSPDNAALPHRRPRSKGFVPGSDRGSNASQYDNVPGLPEQEFEILELERPPSRMRTPRSETPFSVSSLHQGSPGRGPSLAGSVVSVASGTRTAKHPLPPFSHNNVPVQASYPGGPSQYQPPPRQPSPGRTTTEVPILHPAYSVNLDHRARFPPPAGVAYREQVYATTQRQPNSLSPEKTLMNHSFATYRRQPPPGSAQNPRSRPPLEQSLQLQTQGSSTPIYLQQLTSTAQVCRFEEPWRGDAGPHYQPEGGSRRAVAGPLWASEDELPPQSPGGMPRSPSFQKAQMSPVHEFTFPPKPDSLLHYRTQFQEQQTVIRQQLPQLFGGPHYRHAQEAFAMQESMLL
- the usp6nl gene encoding USP6 N-terminal-like protein isoform X3, which codes for MSPMGSLFLNVWWRSSDTEQDAAVKLDQERAEIVAKYDKGKEATVEPWEDTNFHLYKAVDRFGFVHENELPSYDSVEEKHKHTEVERTTKWLKMMKSWDKYKNSEKLVRRIYKGIPLQLRGEVWCLLLDIPKIKEEKKDFYEKLKARARGLSPDIRQIDLDVNRTYRDHIMFMNRYDVKQQALFHVLTAYSMYNTEVGYCQGMSQITALLLIYMNEEDAFWALVTLLSGQKHAMHGFFVPGFPKLMRFQEHHDRILKKMMPKLKQHLDNQEVFTSLYTMKWFFQCFLDRTPFTLTLRIWDIYILEGERVLPAMSYTILKLHRKYLMKLSMEELVEFLQVTLSKNFYMEDDAVIEHLQASMTELRKAKLELPAPGKEDEFPKKPLGQLPPELGAAMGNHVANGESHVEPVEPPREPSPVPDRRRDSRPPSRSRRDSLDKPFRHHKAEKRDARSRGSGEMPNEQRRQSTSTTPERGATPPSAHTPTPQLTTVDRRKPQSHATANHNSNAASSSHKDITPRWFKPSETKLEAVKAAAREIQLSRAASPVPSSPDNAALPHRRPRSKGFVPGSDRGSNASQYDNVPGLPEQEFEILELERPPSRMRTPRSETPFSVSSLHQGSPGRGPSLAGSVVSVASGTRTAKHPLPPFSHNNVPVQASYPGGPSQYQPPPRQPSPGRTTTEVPILHPAYSVNLDHRARFPPPAGVAYREQVYATTQRQPNSLSPEKTLMNHSFATYRRQPPPGSAQNPRSRPPLEQSLQLQTQGSSTPIYLQQLTSTAQVCRFEEPWRGDAGPHYQPEGGSRRAVAGPLWASEDELPPQSPGGMPRSPSFQKAQMSPVHEFTFPPKPDSLLHYRTQFQEQQTVIRQQLPQLFGGPHYRHAQEAFAMQESMLL
- the usp6nl gene encoding USP6 N-terminal-like protein isoform X4, whose product is MTSDTEQDAAVKLDQERAEIVAKYDKGKEATVEPWEDTNFHLYKAVDRFGFVHENELPSYDSVEEKHKHTEVERTTKWLKMMKSWDKYKNSEKLVRRIYKGIPLQLRGEVWCLLLDIPKIKEEKKDFYEKLKARARGLSPDIRQIDLDVNRTYRDHIMFMNRYDVKQQALFHVLTAYSMYNTEVGYCQGMSQITALLLIYMNEEDAFWALVTLLSGQKHAMHGFFVPGFPKLMRFQEHHDRILKKMMPKLKQHLDNQEVFTSLYTMKWFFQCFLDRTPFTLTLRIWDIYILEGERVLPAMSYTILKLHRKYLMKLSMEELVEFLQVTLSKNFYMEDDAVIEHLQASMTELRKAKLELPAPGKEDEFPKKPLGQLPPELGAAMGNHVANGESHVEPVEPPREPSPVPDRRRDSRPPSRSRRDSLDKPFRHHKAEKRDARSRGSGEMPNEQRRQSTSTTPERGATPPSAHTPTPQLTTVDRRKPQSHATANHNSNAASSSHKDITPRWFKPSETKLEAVKAAAREIQLSRAASPVPSSPDNAALPHRRPRSKGFVPGSDRGSNASQYDNVPGLPEQEFEILELERPPSRMRTPRSETPFSVSSLHQGSPGRGPSLAGSVVSVASGTRTAKHPLPPFSHNNVPVQASYPGGPSQYQPPPRQPSPGRTTTEVPILHPAYSVNLDHRARFPPPAGVAYREQVYATTQRQPNSLSPEKTLMNHSFATYRRQPPPGSAQNPRSRPPLEQSLQLQTQGSSTPIYLQQLTSTAQVCRFEEPWRGDAGPHYQPEGGSRRAVAGPLWASEDELPPQSPGGMPRSPSFQKAQMSPVHEFTFPPKPDSLLHYRTQFQEQQTVIRQQLPQLFGGPHYRHAQEAFAMQESMLL